The following are encoded in a window of Gramella sp. MT6 genomic DNA:
- a CDS encoding rhomboid family intramembrane serine protease, whose protein sequence is MKASGPFVFTSGTIGYPLLFVLLIWIVFWVEVRFGVSFNSYGVRPGELVGLRGILFSPFIHSDIEHLFNNTIPLFILSLALFYFYRPISWKVLLIGLVASGILTWLIGRPANHIGASGIIYLLASFLFFKGIFSKYYRLVALSLIVVFIYGGLVWYVTPIDPTISWEGHLAGLISGFSLSLIFKQNIVEPPKYHWENPEYSEEDDPFMKHFDENGNFIENLPEEESNADDVEYNYIYREKKKDN, encoded by the coding sequence TTGAAAGCATCCGGCCCTTTTGTTTTTACTAGTGGAACCATAGGATATCCTCTTTTATTTGTTCTTTTGATCTGGATTGTTTTCTGGGTTGAGGTAAGGTTTGGTGTTAGTTTCAACAGTTATGGAGTTAGGCCCGGTGAACTGGTAGGTCTACGCGGGATTTTGTTCTCTCCTTTTATACATTCAGATATAGAACATCTCTTCAATAATACTATCCCGCTTTTTATTTTGTCATTGGCCCTGTTCTATTTTTACAGACCTATTAGCTGGAAGGTTCTGCTCATTGGTCTCGTCGCTTCGGGAATACTTACATGGCTTATTGGCAGGCCGGCAAACCACATTGGTGCCAGTGGAATTATTTATTTACTTGCCTCTTTTTTATTTTTCAAGGGAATATTTTCAAAATATTACAGGTTGGTAGCCTTATCCCTTATTGTGGTTTTTATTTACGGAGGATTGGTATGGTATGTTACGCCAATAGATCCAACCATTTCATGGGAGGGACATCTGGCAGGTTTGATCAGCGGCTTCAGTTTGTCTTTGATTTTTAAACAGAATATAGTTGAACCACCAAAATATCATTGGGAGAACCCTGAATATTCTGAAGAGGACGATCCTTTTATGAAGCATTTTGATGAAAATGGTAATTTCATAGAGAATTTACCCGAAGAGGAATCAAACGCTGATGATGTAGAGTATAATTATATTTACAGAGAAAAGAAAAAAGATAATTAA
- a CDS encoding YjjG family noncanonical pyrimidine nucleotidase: MKLDNIEHVFFDLDHTLWDFDKNSELAFREIFEKQKITINIEEFLEVYKPINFKYWELYRNNSVSKVDLRFGRLKESFDSLKFQTQDTTINLIADDYIEYLPKNNHLLDGSLELLNNLKDRYRLHIITNGFEEVQERKMRGSGIHEFFETITTSEEAGVKKPHPQIFQIAVNKSGAEVSKSVMIGDNLEADIIGAHNFGLQVIHLNSHDQSIQSQYPQVQKLNELLNYL; this comes from the coding sequence ATGAAATTGGATAATATAGAACACGTTTTTTTTGATCTGGACCATACTCTATGGGATTTTGACAAGAATTCTGAACTGGCTTTCAGGGAAATTTTTGAAAAGCAAAAGATCACTATAAATATTGAAGAATTCCTGGAGGTTTATAAACCTATTAATTTCAAATATTGGGAGCTTTACAGGAATAATTCGGTGAGTAAGGTGGATCTTCGCTTTGGAAGGTTAAAGGAAAGCTTCGATTCCTTAAAATTTCAAACCCAGGATACTACTATTAATCTTATAGCCGATGATTATATTGAATACCTCCCAAAAAATAATCACTTATTGGATGGAAGCCTCGAGCTTTTAAATAATTTAAAGGACAGGTATAGATTGCATATTATCACTAATGGATTTGAAGAGGTTCAGGAAAGAAAAATGAGAGGCTCGGGTATTCATGAATTTTTTGAGACTATTACTACTTCTGAAGAGGCTGGAGTAAAAAAACCACATCCACAGATATTTCAAATCGCTGTAAACAAGAGTGGGGCAGAAGTCTCGAAATCTGTGATGATAGGTGATAATTTGGAGGCAGATATTATAGGAGCTCACAACTTTGGATTACAGGTTATTCATCTAAATTCTCATGACCAAAGTATTCAGAGTCAGTACCCTCAGGTTCAAAAGTTAAATGAACTTCTAAATTATTTATAG
- a CDS encoding Mur ligase family protein — protein sequence MRIHFIAIGGSAMHSLAIALIQKGYAITGSDDAIFEPSKSRLEEFGVLPERMGWFEENITSDLDAVILGMHAKADNPELLKSKELGIKIYSYPEFLFEQAKDKTRVVIGGSHGKTSITSMILHVMQYHDKEIDYMVGAALKGIDNPVHLTQENDFIVIEGDEYLSSPIDRRPKFHLYQPNIALLSGIAWDHINVFPTYENYVEQFRIFIDSIVNGGILVYNEEDPEVKRLAEETENPIRKHPYQTPEYHTEGNHTILDVPEGEMPLEIFGKHNLNNLAGAKWICQHMGVDEDDFYEAIATFKGASKRLEKLAEKNSSIIFKDFAHSPSKVGATTAAVKEQFSEKKLIACLELHTFSSLNSEFLKEYKNSLDKADEALVFYSPEAITAKKLDAISEDQIREAFGKQGLKVFVTAEEFKKELLSIRLENAVLLMMSSGNYGGLDMEEVKAMI from the coding sequence ATGAGAATTCATTTTATTGCCATTGGAGGAAGCGCAATGCATAGTTTAGCAATCGCTCTCATCCAGAAAGGTTATGCGATCACAGGTAGTGATGATGCCATTTTTGAACCTTCCAAATCCAGATTAGAGGAATTTGGAGTCTTACCGGAAAGAATGGGTTGGTTCGAAGAGAATATTACCTCAGATCTTGATGCGGTAATCTTAGGCATGCATGCTAAGGCAGATAATCCCGAATTGCTTAAGTCGAAAGAACTTGGTATTAAAATATATTCCTATCCTGAATTCCTGTTTGAGCAGGCAAAGGATAAGACCAGGGTGGTTATAGGTGGCTCGCATGGAAAAACCAGTATCACTTCTATGATTCTTCATGTGATGCAATATCATGATAAGGAAATTGATTACATGGTAGGAGCAGCTCTAAAAGGAATAGATAACCCGGTTCATCTGACTCAGGAGAATGACTTTATAGTTATTGAAGGAGATGAGTATCTTTCCTCACCAATAGATAGAAGGCCGAAATTCCATTTATATCAACCCAATATTGCATTACTGAGTGGAATTGCCTGGGATCATATTAATGTATTTCCTACTTATGAGAATTATGTGGAACAATTCAGGATCTTTATAGACTCCATCGTGAACGGTGGGATATTGGTATATAATGAAGAAGATCCTGAGGTAAAAAGGCTTGCTGAAGAAACCGAAAACCCTATTAGAAAACATCCTTATCAAACTCCAGAATACCATACTGAAGGAAATCATACGATTCTGGATGTTCCTGAAGGGGAAATGCCGCTAGAAATTTTCGGAAAACACAACCTTAATAATCTGGCGGGAGCCAAGTGGATCTGCCAGCATATGGGCGTAGATGAAGATGATTTTTATGAGGCAATAGCTACTTTTAAGGGTGCTTCAAAGCGACTGGAAAAGTTAGCCGAAAAAAATTCATCGATCATTTTTAAGGATTTTGCCCATAGCCCTTCAAAGGTTGGTGCAACAACCGCCGCCGTGAAAGAGCAATTTTCAGAAAAGAAACTTATAGCTTGTTTAGAACTCCATACTTTTAGTAGTCTGAATTCTGAATTTCTGAAAGAATATAAAAATAGTCTTGATAAAGCTGATGAAGCCCTGGTTTTTTATTCCCCAGAAGCTATCACGGCCAAGAAGCTAGATGCTATTTCTGAAGATCAGATACGGGAAGCGTTTGGGAAGCAGGGCTTAAAGGTGTTTGTAACAGCTGAAGAATTTAAAAAGGAGTTGCTAAGTATAAGGCTTGAAAATGCAGTATTGTTGATGATGAGTAGTGGTAATTATGGTGGGCTTGATATGGAGGAAGTAAAAGCGATGATTTAA
- a CDS encoding polysaccharide deacetylase family protein, with protein sequence MPTKVCFKTLLMLLIYTQKITPRIIYVFKHICTHILGIPIKFTSKIEEFIAHDGAKLSYGRQALGNEFFIQNVDLLIEQGFSELEIKVQPWDDTICFFPLPEASDLPFDIFAASFYLLSRYEEYLPHVKDEEGRFPASESLASQESFLHKPVVDIWAIKFREILLNRFPKLEYSDRKYKVGTIVASENTFIFKNKGFLRSFVGMFSDLFQFQLGKVIDRLQVWIRIKDDPHDIFEDLIDLIKQHKIYMLFMFQLSDFSLYDRNISHNRIPHRAVIKSVADYAKVGLLMGYYAMENIKSLRKEKLRMEEIIHIPVENVMNSKYNLRLPDQYNNLTELEINNDHSMGYPDVPGFRAGTCTPYLFYDINMEVTTPLKVHPYAFNSAVAEDMTKTKLKEDLARMLLEVKEVKGMFRGVFRNQDFSNYSNKEYYYSLLKQIHEIG encoded by the coding sequence TTGCCGACGAAGGTATGCTTTAAGACCCTTTTAATGTTATTGATCTATACCCAGAAAATCACCCCAAGGATTATATATGTGTTCAAGCATATTTGTACTCATATCCTGGGGATTCCAATTAAATTCACTTCTAAAATTGAGGAATTTATCGCTCACGATGGTGCTAAACTATCGTATGGCAGACAGGCTTTGGGAAATGAATTTTTTATTCAGAATGTAGACCTTTTGATAGAGCAGGGTTTTTCTGAACTTGAAATAAAAGTACAGCCCTGGGATGATACTATTTGCTTTTTTCCGTTACCGGAAGCCAGTGATCTTCCCTTTGATATTTTCGCAGCCTCTTTTTATTTATTGAGCAGGTACGAGGAATATCTTCCACATGTTAAAGATGAAGAAGGAAGGTTCCCAGCTTCAGAAAGTCTGGCCTCCCAGGAAAGTTTTTTACACAAACCCGTGGTAGATATCTGGGCTATAAAGTTCCGGGAAATTCTTTTAAATCGTTTTCCTAAGCTCGAATATTCTGATAGAAAATATAAAGTAGGAACTATTGTAGCTTCAGAAAATACTTTCATTTTTAAGAATAAGGGCTTCTTAAGAAGTTTTGTGGGGATGTTTTCAGACCTTTTTCAGTTTCAGCTGGGTAAAGTTATAGACAGGCTGCAGGTTTGGATAAGGATCAAGGATGATCCTCACGATATTTTCGAGGATCTTATAGATTTGATCAAACAGCATAAAATATATATGTTGTTCATGTTTCAGCTAAGTGACTTCTCCCTTTACGACCGTAATATAAGTCATAATAGAATTCCTCATCGTGCGGTTATAAAATCTGTGGCAGATTACGCAAAAGTTGGTCTGCTTATGGGGTATTATGCAATGGAGAATATTAAAAGCTTGCGTAAGGAAAAGTTAAGGATGGAGGAGATCATTCATATTCCTGTTGAAAACGTGATGAACTCTAAATATAATCTGCGGTTACCAGATCAATATAATAATTTAACCGAACTGGAAATAAATAATGATCATTCTATGGGATATCCCGATGTGCCCGGTTTTAGAGCCGGTACGTGTACCCCATACTTGTTCTATGATATCAATATGGAAGTAACTACCCCGCTCAAAGTTCATCCATATGCTTTTAATTCTGCGGTTGCAGAAGATATGACAAAGACTAAACTTAAGGAGGATCTAGCACGAATGTTGTTAGAGGTTAAAGAGGTAAAAGGAATGTTTCGCGGAGTATTTAGAAACCAGGATTTTTCAAATTACTCGAATAAAGAGTATTACTATTCACTTTTAAAGCAGATTCATGAAATTGGATAA
- a CDS encoding replication-associated recombination protein A — MNQPLAERLRPKTLDDYLSQSHLIGENGALRQQIQQGMIPSMIFWGPPGVGKTTLANIIATESGRPFFTLSAISSGVKDVREVIEKAKKSEGLFTTKSPILFIDEIHRFSKSQQDSLLGAVEKGWVTLIGATTENPSFEVISALLSRCQVYILKPFSKDDLVALLERAMKEDKIIAAKNVKLKETEALLRLSAGDARKLLNIFELLVTSADKNVEITNDLVLSKVQQNTVLYDKTGEQHYDIISAFIKSIRGSDPNAAVYWLARMIEGGEDVKFIARRLLILASEDIGNANPTALVIANNSFQAVNTIGYPEARIILSQCVTYLATSPKSNAAYMAINEAQRLVKKTGNLSVPLSIRNAPTKLMKDIGYGKDYKYAHTHEGNFVAAEFLPDEIKNTTLYNPGNNQRENAQREFLRKRWQKKYGY; from the coding sequence ATGAATCAACCTCTTGCTGAGAGACTCCGACCAAAAACCTTAGATGATTACCTAAGTCAATCGCACTTAATAGGCGAAAATGGAGCTTTAAGACAGCAGATCCAACAGGGGATGATCCCTTCTATGATCTTTTGGGGCCCTCCTGGCGTAGGGAAGACTACCCTTGCCAATATTATTGCTACAGAATCTGGAAGACCATTCTTTACACTTAGCGCCATTAGCAGTGGTGTAAAGGATGTTAGGGAAGTCATCGAGAAAGCTAAAAAGAGTGAAGGCCTTTTTACCACAAAGAGCCCAATTCTTTTTATCGATGAAATTCATAGATTTAGTAAATCACAGCAGGATTCTTTATTGGGAGCGGTCGAGAAAGGATGGGTGACCCTTATTGGCGCAACAACCGAAAACCCAAGTTTTGAGGTGATCTCCGCACTTCTTTCAAGGTGCCAGGTGTATATTCTTAAACCTTTTTCTAAGGATGACCTCGTAGCTTTGTTGGAAAGAGCTATGAAAGAGGACAAGATCATTGCCGCTAAAAATGTAAAATTAAAGGAAACCGAAGCTCTGCTTAGATTGAGCGCCGGAGATGCAAGAAAACTTTTAAATATTTTTGAGCTATTAGTTACCTCAGCAGATAAAAATGTAGAAATCACTAATGACCTCGTACTTTCCAAAGTTCAGCAAAATACTGTGCTTTACGACAAAACAGGTGAACAGCATTATGATATTATCTCTGCCTTTATTAAATCTATTAGGGGAAGTGATCCAAACGCAGCAGTATACTGGCTTGCCCGGATGATCGAAGGCGGTGAAGACGTGAAATTCATTGCCAGAAGGCTACTTATCCTGGCTAGTGAAGACATTGGAAATGCCAACCCAACGGCCCTTGTGATTGCCAACAACTCGTTCCAGGCTGTAAATACGATTGGATATCCTGAAGCGAGAATAATTCTAAGCCAATGCGTAACCTATCTGGCTACATCTCCAAAAAGCAATGCAGCATATATGGCGATAAATGAAGCCCAGCGTCTGGTTAAAAAAACTGGCAACCTGTCTGTTCCTCTTTCAATCAGGAATGCTCCAACTAAACTTATGAAGGACATTGGTTATGGAAAAGACTATAAATATGCCCATACTCATGAAGGCAATTTCGTCGCTGCGGAATTTTTGCCAGATGAAATTAAGAATACCACGCTCTATAATCCTGGCAATAACCAACGGGAAAATGCCCAAAGAGAATTTTTAAGAAAACGCTGGCAGAAGAAATATGGATATTAA
- a CDS encoding DUF5723 family protein — translation MQRILLVIMIFCTIICSGQNRPLLYNVDDLPQSLLQNPGARIDFTRHVGIPFFSQIHLSAGSTGVTAYDVFADDGSDVNDRVRNIMQDITAGDYFSVNQQIEILSLGWKVGDRGYFSTGIYQELDVFAYFPKDPAILAFEGNADYIGQDFDFSDANFTGEILTVYHAGFNYKVDAKLTVGGRLKLYSGIFNAESIDNEGVFRTIETPGGPNFYRHEVSGLNVRVNTSGYASLKDEEDMTVDKAVAELLSRSMFGQNAGVGFDLGFNYRVTDQFSVNASVQDLGLMFHQKDVENYNYFGSFQTNGLEPLFPELDGNEPTIPYWEIFEERVDISLQDETTNNGYTTWRPLKYNASFQFGTGKSILPCDYLISKKPRFMNLFGMLISGVNRPKGPTYGVTAYWDRKVTDNLRFRLAYAVDEYSLTKLGFMVSSRFKNFNIYLAANDIIGYTNLAKANSASLQFGMQFIFKDL, via the coding sequence ATGCAGAGAATTTTACTGGTCATTATGATATTTTGTACCATTATTTGTAGTGGGCAAAATAGGCCACTCCTATATAATGTAGATGATCTGCCTCAGTCTTTGCTTCAAAATCCCGGCGCTCGAATAGATTTTACCAGGCATGTAGGAATACCATTTTTTTCTCAGATCCATTTATCTGCGGGCTCAACAGGTGTTACCGCTTATGATGTCTTTGCTGATGATGGTTCAGATGTAAACGATCGCGTTAGGAATATTATGCAGGATATTACCGCTGGGGATTATTTTTCTGTCAACCAGCAAATTGAAATTCTTTCTTTAGGCTGGAAAGTTGGCGATAGAGGTTACTTCTCCACTGGGATTTACCAGGAGTTAGATGTTTTTGCCTATTTTCCTAAAGATCCGGCTATATTGGCATTTGAAGGTAATGCCGATTATATTGGGCAGGATTTTGATTTTTCTGATGCTAATTTTACGGGAGAAATTTTAACGGTTTACCACGCTGGTTTCAACTATAAAGTAGATGCAAAACTAACAGTTGGAGGAAGGTTGAAATTATACTCAGGAATCTTTAATGCTGAAAGTATCGATAACGAAGGTGTTTTCAGGACCATAGAGACACCTGGAGGCCCCAATTTTTATCGCCATGAGGTAAGTGGCCTCAATGTAAGGGTGAACACTTCTGGTTATGCCTCCTTGAAGGATGAAGAGGATATGACAGTGGATAAGGCGGTAGCAGAATTACTAAGTAGATCAATGTTCGGGCAGAACGCCGGAGTAGGATTTGATCTTGGTTTTAATTACAGAGTGACAGATCAATTTTCTGTAAACGCATCGGTACAGGACCTTGGCTTGATGTTTCATCAGAAAGATGTTGAGAACTATAATTATTTTGGATCTTTTCAAACTAATGGATTGGAGCCATTATTTCCTGAATTGGACGGTAATGAACCTACGATCCCGTACTGGGAAATTTTTGAAGAGAGAGTTGATATTAGTTTACAGGATGAGACAACTAATAACGGATATACAACCTGGAGGCCGTTAAAGTATAATGCCTCATTTCAATTCGGTACCGGCAAATCCATACTTCCCTGTGATTATTTGATCAGTAAGAAGCCAAGATTTATGAATTTGTTCGGAATGCTTATTTCAGGGGTTAACCGGCCTAAAGGGCCTACTTATGGAGTCACCGCCTACTGGGATAGAAAAGTTACTGATAATTTAAGATTTCGTCTCGCTTATGCTGTAGATGAATACAGTTTGACCAAGTTGGGATTTATGGTATCTTCAAGATTTAAAAATTTTAATATTTATCTTGCGGCTAACGATATAATTGGATATACTAATTTAGCGAAAGCTAACAGCGCTTCCCTGCAATTCGGGATGCAATTTATTTTTAAAGATTTATGA
- a CDS encoding SusD/RagB family nutrient-binding outer membrane lipoprotein: MKTIKILLWIALIGFSTSCEITDANIDPDNPSSELVNAGAIYPGMIAQTHRNSVALGGRIAGILVQHFDGLDAQQIAYDQYNIGEDDVDDLWDFGLYGAGSMKDAFVIIRNNEGEISALAKLYMAANLGVATSSWGDIPYTDAFVGDEGNLNPTYDTQESIYAEIQSLLTQAIDEGVAAGIGEFAGAGSTDNIDWEGVAHALKARYYLHLTSVNGVSAAQNALTEVQQAFSSTAEQPDFIYSTPAQNANPFYLFNNDRPSTLGISEVLVNEMTSQDDPRLPKYTSDGVDFAGVEGLFWGQADSPTPLISYWEVKFIEAEAIVRTGGSDADAEAALKEAVTANMEYVGVEGSEISAYVNGLSLSGSEEEKIRTIINEKWVALYGNAPLESWVDHRRTGYPELTPNPDAVPNVNPSGIIPRRFLYPISERQANLENYNAAIQAQGGHLLDDDIWAFPTN; this comes from the coding sequence ATGAAAACTATAAAAATATTACTCTGGATAGCATTGATCGGTTTTTCTACTTCTTGTGAAATTACCGATGCGAATATAGACCCAGATAATCCGTCATCAGAATTGGTAAATGCAGGCGCCATTTATCCGGGTATGATTGCTCAAACGCATAGAAACTCTGTCGCTTTGGGCGGCCGTATCGCTGGTATTCTTGTTCAACATTTTGATGGGTTAGATGCTCAGCAGATAGCATATGATCAATATAATATTGGTGAAGATGATGTTGATGATCTATGGGATTTTGGACTTTATGGAGCAGGCTCTATGAAAGATGCCTTTGTTATTATTCGAAATAATGAAGGAGAAATTAGCGCTTTAGCTAAGTTATATATGGCAGCAAATTTAGGTGTCGCCACTAGTTCATGGGGCGATATTCCCTATACTGATGCTTTTGTAGGAGATGAAGGAAATTTAAATCCAACCTATGATACTCAGGAGTCGATCTATGCAGAGATCCAGTCACTATTAACTCAAGCTATAGATGAAGGTGTAGCTGCCGGAATTGGCGAATTTGCCGGTGCTGGAAGTACTGATAATATCGACTGGGAAGGAGTTGCTCACGCGCTGAAGGCCCGATATTATCTTCATTTAACCTCTGTAAACGGGGTTTCTGCAGCTCAAAATGCGCTTACTGAAGTTCAGCAAGCATTTTCAAGCACTGCGGAACAACCTGATTTTATTTACAGTACTCCGGCTCAAAATGCAAACCCGTTTTACCTGTTTAACAATGACAGGCCCAGTACTTTAGGAATTTCAGAAGTTTTAGTGAACGAAATGACAAGTCAGGATGATCCAAGATTACCTAAATATACTTCAGATGGTGTCGATTTTGCCGGTGTGGAAGGATTATTCTGGGGACAGGCAGATTCACCAACACCATTAATTTCATATTGGGAAGTAAAATTCATTGAAGCAGAAGCTATAGTAAGAACTGGAGGATCTGATGCAGATGCGGAAGCTGCACTTAAAGAAGCCGTAACTGCAAATATGGAATATGTAGGCGTAGAAGGAAGCGAAATCAGTGCATATGTTAACGGTCTCTCATTATCTGGCTCAGAAGAAGAAAAGATCCGGACGATTATTAATGAAAAGTGGGTTGCTCTATATGGAAATGCACCATTAGAGTCCTGGGTTGACCACAGGAGAACTGGTTATCCGGAATTAACACCTAATCCAGACGCAGTTCCCAATGTTAATCCATCGGGCATCATCCCTAGAAGATTCCTTTATCCAATTTCTGAACGCCAGGCTAATTTGGAAAATTACAATGCAGCCATTCAGGCCCAGGGCGGGCATTTACTGGATGATGATATTTGGGCATTCCCAACAAACTAG
- the radC gene encoding DNA repair protein RadC: MNNEKNNLSIKKWAEDDRPREKLLQKGKLSLSDSELIAILIGSGSKNESAVELSKKILSSTQNNLSALGKLSIAQLCKFKGIGPAKAVSIAAALELGRRRRLEEALELKKITSSNSVFEIMQPMIGELGHEEFWIIYLNNSNKVIEQFQISKGGITGTLVDVRITLKKALEVGAVSLILVHNHPSGNLKASEADKQLTNKLKTAAESLDIKVLDHIIVTEKSYLSFADEGML; this comes from the coding sequence ATGAATAATGAAAAAAATAACCTTAGTATAAAAAAGTGGGCCGAGGATGATCGGCCCCGTGAAAAGCTACTTCAAAAGGGGAAACTTAGTTTAAGCGATTCCGAATTAATTGCGATCCTTATAGGTTCAGGAAGTAAAAATGAAAGTGCGGTAGAACTTTCAAAAAAGATTCTGTCCTCCACGCAAAATAATCTGAGTGCTCTGGGGAAACTCTCCATTGCGCAATTATGCAAGTTTAAAGGGATTGGGCCTGCAAAAGCAGTTTCTATTGCTGCGGCTTTAGAATTGGGAAGGAGAAGAAGGCTGGAGGAAGCGCTGGAACTCAAAAAAATTACTTCCAGTAATTCAGTTTTTGAAATTATGCAGCCTATGATTGGTGAATTAGGTCATGAAGAATTCTGGATCATTTACCTTAATAATAGTAATAAAGTAATAGAGCAGTTTCAAATAAGCAAGGGTGGAATAACCGGAACTTTAGTAGATGTTCGTATTACCTTGAAAAAGGCACTTGAGGTTGGTGCGGTTTCTCTTATTCTGGTGCATAATCACCCCTCGGGAAATCTAAAGGCCAGTGAAGCAGATAAACAGCTGACCAATAAATTGAAAACTGCTGCCGAAAGTCTCGATATCAAAGTACTTGACCATATTATTGTAACCGAAAAATCATACCTTAGCTTTGCCGACGAAGGTATGCTTTAA